Part of the Pseudomonas sp. ADAK13 genome is shown below.
TCCGAGCGTGAAGCAATCGGAACTGGACTACGTGCAGCAGGAAGTGGAACCGGAACAACCCCGCGTGCCGTTCAGCCGAATCCTGCGCATGCGCGGTACCTGGGCCTTCGCCCTCGCCTACTCGATGACCGCGCCGGTGTTCTGGTTCTACCTTTACTGGCTGCCGCCGTTCCTGAATCAGCAATACAACCTGGGCATCAACGTGACCCAGATGGGCATCCCGCTGATCATCATTTACCTGACGGCGGACTTCGGCAGCATTGGCGGCGGGATTCTGTCTTCGTTCCTGATTGGCCGCGGGATGAATCCGATCAAGGCGCGGCTGTTGTCGATGCTGCTGTTCGCCTGCTGCATCGTCGGCGTCATCATGGCCGCCGGTTCCAGCCAACTGTGGGTCGCGGTGTTTGCCATCTCCTTGGCCATCGGCGCGCACCAGGCCTGGACCGCCAATATCTGGAGCCTGGTGATGGACTACACGCCCAAGCACATGATGAGTACGGTGTTCGGTTTTGGCGGCATGTGCGCGGCCATCGGCGGGATGTTCATGACCCAGATCGTCGGCCATATCCTGACCGTGACCAACAACAACTACACCGTGCTGTTCACCCTGATTCCGGCGATGTACTTCATCGCGCTGGTCTGGATGTACTTCATGGCGCCACGCAAGATTCCGACCGTCGAGGTCTGAGTTTCCTACCTGCGCCGCTGCTGCCAGGCAGCGGCCAACCCGCTCAGGCAAATCACCCCGATCCCGACCACGGTGGTCAGGTCCGGGGTGTGATTGAACACCAGCCAGCCCAACAACCCCGCAAACACGATCTGGCAATAGCCGAACGGTGCCAGCAGCGCTGGCGCCGCGAAGCGGAAGGCCTGGGTCAGCATCAAGTGTGCGGTCATCCCGCAGGTGCCCAGCGCCAGCATCAACACCCCGTGCCACAGGCTCGGCACCTGCCAGAAGAACGGTACCAGTGCACTCATCACCAGGGTGTTGCACAGCCCGGCGAAGAAGTTGCTGGTGGTGGGTGTGTCGTACTTGCTGAGGATGCGCGTGAGCAGCTGGTAGAAGCAGAAGAACAGTGCGGAGGTCAGCGGCAACAACACCGCCGGCGTAAACAGCTCACCGCCCGGATGCACGATGATCAGCACCCCGATAAACCCGCAAATCACCGCCAGCCATTGGCCGCGGGTCACGTGCTCGCCCAGCAGTGGCACCGACAACGCGGTGACCAGAATCGGCGCAAGAAAGTTGACCGCCGTGGCCTCGGCCAACGGGATAAAGTGCAGCGCCGCCGTAAAGAACAGGCTGGTGCCCAGCAGGCACAAGGCCCGCGCCACCTGCAGCAACGGCCGCTTGCTGCGCAGCACCCGCAGGCCCGATTGCGGCAGGAAGATCCCGGCCATCAACAGCGTGTGCACCAGGTAACGGGCCCACACCACCATCACGATCGGGTAAAACCCGGCCAGGTATTTGGACAGCGCGTCGTGGCTGGAAAACAGAAAAGTCGCCACCACAATCAGCAAAATGCCTTTGAGCGGGTGGTTGACGCCGGAAAGTGGGGTACTGAGGGTCATTGCATTCTCTTGAGTGGCAGGCTGAAATGACCGCCGCATACCGCGGCATAATCTAGAACGGGTGACGCGCCTCGCTCAAGAGCATAACCAAACACTGTTCGAACAGCGCACTAAATTGCGCTTTTCCAGTCCAACGCTCCACGCCCACCCGCCCATTGCGCGTTTTTTAACCAAGGCCTTCTCACCATGAAAAAAACCCTGTTGATGCTTTCGACCCTGGCGCTGCTCAGCGCCTGCGATAAACAAGCCGAGACGGCTAAAGCGCCTGCTCCGGCGTCGGTTCAAGCAACGCTGGTGCCGGAAGTGCTGCCCACCGACAAATGGGTCGGCAAGTGGATGGGCGTCGAAGGCCTCAACCTGACCATCGCCAAGGACGACAGCATCGGCCGTGGCCACTATGTACTGACCATGAAATACGGCCTGGATGACGATGACTCCGGCACCTTCAAGGGCCAGGCGTCTGAAGACGGCATCACCTTTGAACGCCCGGACGGCCCGCAGATCCTGAGCGCCGGTGACGGCGAAGCCACGGGCCTCAAATGGCTGGCCGACAAGAAGGACTGCCTGATCGTCGACACCGGCGAAGGTTATTGCCGCGACTGACACCAACAACTTCCCGCCGGACACCCATCACCTGTGGCGAGCGGGCTTGCCCCGCGTTGGGCTGCGCAGCAGCCCCATAACAGGCCAGGGTGTTCTTTTTGGAGGAATTCGGTGTTCTTATTGGGGCTGCTGCGCAGCCCAACGGGGGACAAGCCCCCTCGCCACCGACAGCCGGACTGGCGCCAACCCTACACACCAACAACACTGAGCTGCAGGTTCAACAAGAGGATTGCCACATGCTATGGAAAAAAGGCCGACGCAGCGACAACGTGGTGGACGCCCGCGATGACAGTGGCGGCGGTGGCGCAGGCATGCGCTTTGGTGGCGGCAAGGGCCTGAGCCTGACGGCGATCGTGCTGATCGTCGGCATCGGCTGGCTGACCGGCCAGGACCCGATGCAGATCCTCGGGCAACTCAGCGGCCAGCTCACCGAGCAAGCGCCCTCCGTCAGCCCGCAAACTCGCCAGGCGCCGCCGGCCAATGATGAACAGGCTGACTTCGTGCGCGCCGTGCTCGGTGACACCGAAGACACCTGGGCCCAGGTGTTCCAGGAGAACGGCCTGACCTACAAGAACCCCAAGTTGATCCTGTTCCGTGGCCGGGTGAACTCCGCCTGCGGTGGCGCCACGTCCGCCAGCGGGCCGTTCTATTGCCCGGCAGACCAACAGGTATACCTGGACCTGGATTTTTTCCGGGAAATGTCCCAGCGCTTCAAGGCCGCTGGTGATTTCGCCCAGGCCTACGTGATCGCGCATGAAGTCGGACACCACGTTCAGACGCTGCTGGGCATCTCCGCGAAGATTCAGGCAGCCCGCCAGCAAGGCCGGCAGATGCAAGGCGACGGCGGCCTGCTGGTGCGCCAGGAACTGCAAGCCGACTGCTTCGCCGGGGTGTGGGCCAACCGCGCACAAAAGCGCCTGAACTGGCTGGAGCCTGGCGACATTGAAGAAGCACTGAATGCGGCCAACGCCATTGGCGATGACCGCTTGCAGCAACAGGGCCAGGGCCGTGTAGTGCCTGACTCGTTTACCCACGGCACCTCGGCACAGCGGGTTCGCTGGTTCAAGACCGGCTTCGCCCAGGGCCAGATCACTCAATGCGATACCTTTACCGCCAAGAGCCTTTAAATGAATAAACGACTGGGTCTGCTGTTAGGTTTGTTGATCACCTGTTCTTCCTCCTCCTGGGCCGCCGAGCATGGCGTCAAGGAGGTCAGTCCCGATCGTTTCCACCTGGATGCCGGCGACCTCAGCGTCGGCTTGAGCCAGGACTGGCGCCAGCCACTGCCTCAAGTCACCCGCGCGCTGATCATCGTGCATGGCCGTT
Proteins encoded:
- a CDS encoding MFS transporter, with protein sequence MPSQTPAVAVRHSNPHSGIGDKIRGAMAVGKTRWGMLALVFFATTLNYIDRAALGVMQPILAKEMSWTAMDYANINFWFQVGYAIGFVLQGRLIDRVGVKRVFFCAVLLWSLATGAHGLATSAVGFMVCRFILGLTEAANYPACVKTTRLWFPAGERAVATGIFNAGTNVGAMMTPMLLPLILHVWGWQAAFLCMSALGGIWLVFWGLKYYNPEDHPSVKQSELDYVQQEVEPEQPRVPFSRILRMRGTWAFALAYSMTAPVFWFYLYWLPPFLNQQYNLGINVTQMGIPLIIIYLTADFGSIGGGILSSFLIGRGMNPIKARLLSMLLFACCIVGVIMAAGSSQLWVAVFAISLAIGAHQAWTANIWSLVMDYTPKHMMSTVFGFGGMCAAIGGMFMTQIVGHILTVTNNNYTVLFTLIPAMYFIALVWMYFMAPRKIPTVEV
- a CDS encoding DMT family transporter encodes the protein MTLSTPLSGVNHPLKGILLIVVATFLFSSHDALSKYLAGFYPIVMVVWARYLVHTLLMAGIFLPQSGLRVLRSKRPLLQVARALCLLGTSLFFTAALHFIPLAEATAVNFLAPILVTALSVPLLGEHVTRGQWLAVICGFIGVLIIVHPGGELFTPAVLLPLTSALFFCFYQLLTRILSKYDTPTTSNFFAGLCNTLVMSALVPFFWQVPSLWHGVLMLALGTCGMTAHLMLTQAFRFAAPALLAPFGYCQIVFAGLLGWLVFNHTPDLTTVVGIGVICLSGLAAAWQQRRR
- the ypfJ gene encoding KPN_02809 family neutral zinc metallopeptidase; translation: MLWKKGRRSDNVVDARDDSGGGGAGMRFGGGKGLSLTAIVLIVGIGWLTGQDPMQILGQLSGQLTEQAPSVSPQTRQAPPANDEQADFVRAVLGDTEDTWAQVFQENGLTYKNPKLILFRGRVNSACGGATSASGPFYCPADQQVYLDLDFFREMSQRFKAAGDFAQAYVIAHEVGHHVQTLLGISAKIQAARQQGRQMQGDGGLLVRQELQADCFAGVWANRAQKRLNWLEPGDIEEALNAANAIGDDRLQQQGQGRVVPDSFTHGTSAQRVRWFKTGFAQGQITQCDTFTAKSL